In Acinetobacter piscicola, a single window of DNA contains:
- a CDS encoding lysozyme inhibitor LprI family protein, whose product MMKKLIIVSSLFMLGLQASYADSKISQQYTACMNKASSTIGMVQCTSAEIARQDARLNKAYNALMSKQTKTRKQELQAVQRLWIKYRDANCKFYVDPNGGSIAQVKAANCVMNETANRATELENLAAL is encoded by the coding sequence ATGATGAAAAAATTAATCATAGTAAGCTCCTTATTCATGCTTGGCTTACAAGCAAGCTACGCTGATTCTAAAATCAGTCAGCAATACACAGCGTGTATGAATAAAGCAAGCAGTACCATTGGTATGGTGCAGTGTACTTCGGCTGAAATTGCTCGTCAGGATGCGCGTTTAAACAAAGCCTATAACGCTTTAATGTCAAAGCAGACTAAAACCCGTAAGCAAGAATTACAAGCAGTACAGCGTTTATGGATCAAATATCGTGATGCCAATTGTAAATTTTATGTAGACCCGAATGGTGGCTCAATTGCTCAGGTTAAAGCTGCGAATTGTGTGATGAATGAAACGGCAAATAGAGCGACTGAGTTGGAGAATTTGGCTGCGCTTTGA
- a CDS encoding sulfite exporter TauE/SafE family protein: protein MIWVVFCIGAMLAGFVQGLTGFAFALIAMSCWIWVLPAQVAAPLLVFASLWSHCISLGKEQKHTLPFCLVKPYIFAGLIGVPLGTALLHYIHQDIFKIVLGVFLIFWCPIIYFAPALPRLKKMGKTADRIVGFLGGILGGLGGFCGALPSAWVMLKQLSKEQQRYILRHFNFAIQLFTLLVYLWHGTLNSSHLSYIIVLMITVSMPAILGAQLFYKISEQQFKQIVLSLLFMSGLFLSTSTLL, encoded by the coding sequence ATGATTTGGGTCGTTTTTTGTATCGGTGCCATGCTTGCTGGTTTTGTACAAGGTTTAACAGGTTTTGCTTTCGCCTTGATCGCTATGTCATGTTGGATCTGGGTGCTTCCCGCACAAGTTGCGGCACCATTATTAGTCTTTGCATCTCTTTGGAGTCATTGCATTTCACTTGGCAAAGAACAAAAACACACATTACCCTTTTGTTTGGTCAAGCCGTATATCTTTGCAGGTTTAATTGGCGTTCCGCTTGGTACAGCACTTTTACATTATATTCACCAAGATATTTTTAAAATTGTGTTAGGTGTATTTCTCATTTTTTGGTGCCCAATCATCTATTTTGCACCCGCCTTACCACGACTCAAAAAAATGGGCAAAACTGCTGACCGTATCGTTGGATTTCTCGGTGGGATCTTGGGCGGCTTAGGCGGTTTCTGTGGCGCACTGCCTTCCGCGTGGGTCATGCTCAAACAACTCTCTAAAGAGCAACAACGTTATATCCTGCGACACTTTAATTTTGCCATTCAATTATTCACCTTATTGGTTTATCTTTGGCATGGCACGCTCAATAGCAGTCATCTTTCTTATATTATTGTTTTGATGATTACCGTCAGCATGCCTGCAATTTTAGGTGCACAATTGTTTTATAAAATTTCTGAACAACAATTTAAACAAATTGTGCTTAGTTTATTATTTATGTCTGGTCTATTTTTAAGCACTTCTACACTGCTATAA
- a CDS encoding 1-acyl-sn-glycerol-3-phosphate acyltransferase produces MFEKLAEQSLGAMGWEIDNHWDLTIDQCVMIAAPHTSNWDALYARLALKALGVNVRITIKDSYMKFPFGPFVRAMGGIGIDRRPKKEGEARPSMVELMTDLFKTHPKLVMLVTPEGTRSKQEKWKTGFYHVAVNAGVPIALAYMDYDKKKTGIGKIVYPSGDYEKDMAEIMAFYAQINPKFPELFSVDTRYYTDK; encoded by the coding sequence ATGTTCGAAAAATTGGCAGAACAAAGTCTTGGGGCAATGGGGTGGGAAATTGATAATCATTGGGATTTAACCATTGATCAATGTGTCATGATTGCAGCGCCACATACCAGTAATTGGGATGCTTTATATGCACGTTTAGCACTGAAAGCTTTAGGCGTGAATGTACGTATTACCATTAAAGATAGCTATATGAAATTTCCATTTGGACCATTTGTTCGGGCAATGGGAGGAATTGGTATCGATCGTCGACCTAAAAAAGAAGGTGAAGCACGCCCAAGTATGGTTGAGCTTATGACGGATTTATTTAAAACGCATCCTAAATTAGTGATGTTGGTGACACCTGAAGGGACACGTTCAAAACAAGAAAAATGGAAAACAGGTTTTTATCATGTTGCTGTCAATGCAGGTGTACCGATTGCATTGGCTTACATGGACTATGACAAGAAAAAAACAGGTATTGGAAAGATTGTTTATCCATCAGGAGATTATGAAAAAGATATGGCAGAAATCATGGCATTTTATGCACAAATCAATCCAAAATTCCCTGAATTATTTAGTGTTGATACACGTTATTATACTGATAAATAA
- a CDS encoding copper resistance protein NlpE, producing MKKTVLILILSGLVLTACSKSTEKNTDQVENKTQATTTQTQTTTAADSAHQAENSLDWAGKYKGLLPCADCEGIETELTLNADKTYELEEEYKGGKGDEKKFESKGKFTFDSTGSIITLDKNADERKFFVGENFLEARNRETGTKIEGPIAEHYKLAKELN from the coding sequence ATGAAAAAAACAGTACTTATTTTAATATTATCAGGTCTTGTTTTGACAGCTTGTTCCAAATCTACTGAAAAAAATACAGACCAAGTCGAAAATAAAACACAAGCTACTACAACCCAGACTCAAACAACAACTGCAGCGGACTCTGCTCATCAAGCAGAAAATAGTTTGGACTGGGCAGGAAAATATAAAGGTTTACTCCCTTGTGCTGACTGTGAAGGCATAGAAACGGAATTAACATTAAATGCAGATAAAACCTATGAATTAGAAGAAGAATACAAAGGCGGCAAAGGTGACGAGAAAAAATTTGAATCTAAAGGCAAGTTTACTTTTGATTCAACAGGCTCAATCATTACTTTAGATAAAAATGCAGATGAACGAAAATTCTTTGTAGGAGAAAATTTTCTTGAGGCGCGCAATCGTGAAACAGGTACAAAAATTGAAGGTCCTATCGCTGAACATTATAAATTAGCAAAAGAATTAAATTAA
- a CDS encoding isocitrate lyase, producing the protein MTTYQTAIDAIRELKAKFGNTWADISPEDAARMQMQNRFKTGLDIAKYTAAIMRRDMAEYDADSSKYTQSLGCWHGFIAQQKMIANKKYFGTTNKRYIYLSGWMVAALRSEFGPLPDQSMHEKTSVPALIEEIYTFLRQADAKELNDLFRALKKAQDAGDTAKAAEITAQIDNFETHVVPIIADIDAGFGNEEATYLLAKKMIEAGACALQIENQVSDAKQCGHQAGKVTVPHEDFIAKIHALRYAFLEMGLDDGIIVARTDSEGADLTQKIPVVKEPGDIASQYISYLDTVEIDIADAQEDEILIKRDGKLHRPKRLASGLYQFREGTQIDRVVLDCVTSLQNGADLLWIETATPNVEEIAHMVNRVREVVPNAKLVYNNSPSFNWTLNFRQQAYDRWVAEGKDVSAYDRAKLMSAEYDNTELAADADEKVRTFQADASREAGVFHHLITLPTYHTAALSTHELAQGYFGSEGMLAYVAGVQRKEIRGGIACVKHQAMAGSDIGDDHKEIFSGDNALKAHDDAKNTMNQFAAH; encoded by the coding sequence ATGACTACATACCAAACAGCGATTGATGCAATCCGCGAATTAAAAGCAAAATTCGGCAACACTTGGGCAGACATCAGTCCTGAAGATGCTGCACGTATGCAAATGCAAAACCGTTTCAAAACTGGTTTAGACATTGCGAAATACACAGCTGCGATTATGCGTCGTGATATGGCTGAGTATGATGCTGATTCTAGCAAATACACTCAATCATTAGGTTGCTGGCACGGTTTCATCGCACAACAAAAAATGATTGCGAACAAAAAATACTTCGGTACTACAAACAAACGTTATATCTATCTTTCAGGCTGGATGGTAGCTGCGCTTCGTTCAGAGTTTGGTCCACTTCCTGACCAATCTATGCATGAAAAAACTTCAGTTCCTGCATTGATCGAAGAAATCTATACTTTCCTTCGTCAAGCTGACGCAAAAGAATTAAACGATTTATTCCGTGCGCTTAAAAAAGCACAAGATGCTGGTGATACTGCAAAAGCTGCTGAAATCACTGCACAAATCGATAACTTTGAAACTCACGTTGTGCCAATTATTGCGGACATCGATGCTGGTTTCGGTAACGAAGAAGCAACTTACTTACTTGCTAAGAAAATGATCGAAGCTGGTGCTTGTGCACTACAAATCGAAAACCAAGTATCTGATGCAAAACAATGTGGTCACCAAGCTGGTAAAGTAACTGTTCCACACGAAGACTTCATCGCTAAAATCCACGCATTACGTTATGCATTCTTAGAAATGGGTCTTGACGACGGTATCATCGTTGCACGTACTGACTCTGAAGGCGCTGACTTGACTCAAAAAATCCCAGTGGTTAAAGAGCCAGGTGACATTGCTTCTCAATACATCAGCTACTTAGACACTGTTGAAATTGATATTGCTGATGCTCAAGAAGATGAAATCTTGATCAAACGTGATGGTAAATTACACCGTCCTAAGCGTTTAGCTTCTGGTTTATATCAATTCCGTGAAGGTACTCAAATTGACCGTGTTGTACTTGACTGTGTAACTAGCTTACAAAACGGTGCTGACCTTCTTTGGATCGAAACTGCAACGCCTAACGTTGAAGAAATTGCTCACATGGTTAACCGTGTACGTGAAGTTGTTCCAAATGCGAAACTTGTTTATAACAACTCTCCATCATTCAACTGGACATTAAACTTCCGTCAACAAGCGTACGATCGTTGGGTTGCTGAAGGTAAAGACGTATCTGCATACGACCGCGCTAAATTAATGAGCGCTGAGTACGATAACACTGAATTAGCTGCTGATGCTGATGAAAAAGTACGTACATTCCAAGCGGATGCTTCTCGTGAAGCGGGTGTGTTCCATCACTTGATCACACTTCCGACTTACCACACAGCTGCTCTTTCTACGCATGAGCTTGCTCAAGGTTACTTCGGTTCTGAAGGTATGTTGGCTTATGTTGCTGGCGTACAACGTAAAGAAATCCGTGGCGGTATCGCTTGTGTTAAACACCAGGCAATGGCTGGTTCGGACATCGGTGATGATCACAAAGAAATCTTCTCTGGTGATAACGCGCTTAAAGCACACGACGATGCTAAAAACACAATGAACCAATTCGCTGCTCACTAA
- a CDS encoding LysR family transcriptional regulator produces the protein MNLERVDLNLLIYLDVLLREKNVTRAAEQLGVTQPAMSNILRRLRNLFNDPLLIRSSEGMTPTERALELQPRIRDALSDLSMILEPRTEFRPYTSNRVFRIMTSDYAEATLVPRLVKALRSEAPNVVLDFLTPSDVSYRDMEQGKVDLAINRFNEIPQSFHQVLVWRDSFSCLLNGKHPAANNLNLKSYLDAQHIWVSKTGMGVGFGVNPEKQAGLGWIDQALERIGQKRKISVFTRHYQMPALLASNVDLVATLPTRIARLQAKSQNLLIKDPPFYIPEFELKMAWCPLLHHHPAHRWLRQLILYVARQMIEEENREFMLNNSQFSHY, from the coding sequence ATGAATCTTGAGCGGGTTGATCTCAATCTCTTAATTTATCTTGATGTGTTGTTACGTGAAAAAAATGTTACACGTGCAGCAGAGCAATTGGGTGTCACTCAACCGGCAATGAGTAATATTTTACGTCGTTTACGTAATTTGTTTAATGATCCACTTTTGATTCGTTCTTCTGAAGGGATGACTCCGACAGAACGTGCTTTAGAATTACAGCCTCGTATTCGAGATGCGCTCTCAGATTTATCCATGATTTTGGAACCCCGTACCGAGTTCCGACCTTATACATCTAATCGTGTTTTTCGTATCATGACCTCTGACTATGCTGAAGCAACTTTAGTGCCTCGCCTTGTCAAAGCCTTACGTTCTGAAGCACCGAATGTGGTACTCGACTTTTTAACACCGAGTGATGTGTCCTATCGTGATATGGAACAAGGAAAAGTTGATTTAGCCATTAACCGTTTTAATGAAATTCCACAAAGTTTTCACCAAGTTTTAGTATGGCGTGATAGCTTCTCTTGTCTTTTAAATGGGAAACACCCTGCTGCCAATAATTTAAACTTAAAAAGTTATTTAGATGCACAACATATTTGGGTATCTAAAACAGGTATGGGCGTTGGCTTTGGCGTAAATCCTGAGAAACAAGCAGGCTTAGGTTGGATTGATCAAGCACTTGAGCGGATTGGTCAAAAACGTAAAATTTCGGTATTTACCCGTCATTATCAAATGCCTGCGTTATTGGCATCTAATGTTGACTTAGTTGCCACTCTCCCGACTCGTATTGCACGTTTACAAGCCAAAAGCCAAAACTTATTAATCAAAGATCCACCGTTTTATATTCCAGAGTTTGAGTTAAAAATGGCTTGGTGTCCTTTACTTCACCATCATCCTGCACATCGTTGGTTACGCCAACTTATTTTATATGTTGCACGTCAAATGATCGAAGAAGAAAATCGTGAATTTATGTTGAATAACTCACAATTTTCACATTATTAA
- a CDS encoding hemolysin family protein → MSLFQNIVIMALLITGAGFLSLTEIALAGARKVKLKILAEAGDERAQKVLDLQENSADFFAASQIGLNAVAILGGILGEGAFRPYFLEFVSHFYTGPWADTISFSLSFTLVTSLFILFADLMPKRLAMIAPEKIAVSVIEPIQIFIVICKPLAWFINMIANLLFRLFKINTTRDDNITFDDISAVMDAGAQAGVLQKQEHHFIENVFELEERNVPSSMTTRENVVFFTLKESEESIRQKLAEYPYSKFLVCNNNIDDVIGYVDAKDILVRILNNQSLLQLNENTIRNVLTIPDTLTLSELLDRFRSTKEKFAVVINEYALVVGVITLSDIMITVMGDWVTPIEADQQIIKRDNNSWLIDGSTPIEDLKHALALDEMPDEENYETLAGFMMYKLRKIPRPADTVIFDGYKFEVVDVDHFKIDQLLVTRLLERSEVEPPETSA, encoded by the coding sequence GTGAGCCTATTTCAAAATATTGTCATTATGGCACTCCTCATTACAGGTGCAGGATTTCTCTCTTTAACTGAGATTGCACTTGCGGGTGCACGTAAAGTTAAACTCAAAATTCTTGCTGAAGCTGGAGATGAACGAGCACAAAAGGTTCTAGATTTACAAGAAAATTCAGCAGATTTTTTTGCAGCATCTCAGATTGGTTTAAATGCCGTTGCCATCTTAGGTGGTATTTTAGGTGAAGGTGCTTTCCGACCTTACTTCCTTGAGTTTGTATCTCATTTTTATACAGGTCCTTGGGCTGACACCATCAGTTTTTCACTATCATTCACTTTGGTGACGTCATTATTTATTTTATTTGCAGATCTGATGCCGAAACGTTTGGCGATGATTGCACCTGAAAAAATTGCCGTCTCAGTGATTGAACCGATTCAAATTTTTATCGTGATTTGTAAACCCTTGGCTTGGTTTATTAACATGATTGCCAATTTATTATTTCGTTTATTTAAGATCAATACGACTCGAGATGACAATATCACTTTTGATGATATCTCAGCTGTGATGGATGCTGGTGCACAAGCAGGTGTCTTGCAAAAACAGGAACACCATTTTATTGAAAATGTATTCGAGCTTGAAGAACGTAATGTTCCATCAAGTATGACCACACGTGAAAATGTTGTATTTTTTACATTAAAAGAATCAGAAGAAAGTATTCGTCAAAAACTTGCCGAATATCCTTATTCTAAGTTTTTGGTGTGTAATAACAACATTGATGATGTCATTGGCTATGTTGATGCTAAAGATATTTTGGTTCGTATTTTAAATAATCAGTCTTTATTACAACTTAATGAAAATACTATTCGTAACGTTTTAACCATTCCCGACACATTAACTTTATCTGAATTACTTGACCGTTTTCGTTCAACCAAAGAAAAATTTGCTGTGGTGATTAATGAATATGCGCTTGTTGTCGGTGTCATCACACTTTCAGACATTATGATCACGGTGATGGGAGACTGGGTAACACCGATTGAAGCAGACCAACAAATCATTAAGCGCGATAATAATTCTTGGTTGATCGATGGCAGCACCCCGATTGAAGATTTAAAACATGCACTCGCACTTGATGAAATGCCTGACGAAGAAAATTATGAAACTCTCGCAGGTTTTATGATGTATAAACTACGTAAAATCCCACGCCCTGCCGATACAGTTATTTTTGATGGGTATAAATTTGAAGTTGTCGATGTCGATCATTTTAAAATTGACCAATTACTCGTCACACGCTTACTAGAAAGAAGTGAAGTCGAACCGCCTGAGACAAGTGCATAA
- a CDS encoding NAD(P)H-quinone oxidoreductase: protein MSQTSMQQIIITEPGGVEKLAYETVTVPTAQVDEVLVKVHAFGINRPDILQRQGLYPMPKGVTPVPGLEVAGEVVAVGSDVTKFKVGDKVCGLTNGGGYAEYCVVPESQTIQIPQGVSFVQAAAIPETFFTVWANVFQMGNAKAGETVLVHGGASGIGTTALMLCKSLGLKSFATVGSDEKVQAISDLTDAINYKTQDFEQVINEKNGNSGVDVILDMVGAPYLEKNLNLLRRDGRLVYIAFLGGAKAKDVKLGQIMMKRLTITGSTMRARNTAEKAEIAKGLMEHVAPLWAKGECLPMIYRTFKFDQIQAAHACMDTGEHIGKVVVEVL, encoded by the coding sequence ATGTCACAAACAAGCATGCAACAGATCATTATTACTGAGCCGGGCGGCGTAGAAAAACTTGCCTATGAAACAGTTACAGTGCCAACAGCACAAGTAGATGAGGTCTTGGTTAAAGTACATGCTTTTGGGATTAATCGCCCTGATATTTTGCAGCGTCAAGGTTTATACCCAATGCCAAAAGGTGTTACACCTGTGCCAGGTTTGGAAGTTGCAGGCGAGGTTGTGGCTGTAGGCAGCGATGTCACTAAGTTTAAAGTGGGTGACAAGGTCTGTGGTCTAACCAATGGTGGAGGCTATGCTGAATATTGTGTTGTACCTGAAAGTCAAACGATTCAAATTCCACAAGGTGTTAGTTTTGTACAAGCAGCAGCGATTCCTGAAACATTTTTTACCGTATGGGCAAATGTATTTCAAATGGGCAATGCCAAAGCAGGTGAAACAGTGCTTGTACATGGTGGTGCAAGTGGGATTGGTACAACTGCATTGATGTTATGTAAATCTTTGGGTCTAAAAAGTTTTGCTACAGTAGGTTCGGATGAAAAAGTCCAAGCCATTTCAGACTTAACAGATGCAATTAATTATAAAACGCAAGATTTTGAGCAAGTCATTAATGAAAAAAATGGCAACAGTGGGGTGGATGTAATTTTAGATATGGTGGGTGCGCCATATTTAGAAAAAAATCTCAATTTGTTACGCCGTGATGGGCGTTTGGTCTATATTGCATTTTTAGGTGGAGCCAAAGCCAAAGATGTGAAATTAGGTCAAATTATGATGAAGCGTTTGACGATAACAGGTTCAACGATGCGTGCCCGCAATACCGCTGAAAAAGCTGAAATTGCCAAAGGATTGATGGAGCATGTCGCTCCACTTTGGGCGAAAGGTGAATGTCTACCGATGATTTATCGCACCTTTAAATTTGACCAAATTCAAGCTGCACATGCCTGTATGGACACAGGCGAGCATATTGGTAAAGTTGTGGTTGAAGTGCTTTAA
- a CDS encoding tetratricopeptide repeat protein — protein sequence MLNSEMTLAQLNQFLASKAQQIQKAFKNRDYLSANQQLLELIEVVPSHQNVLCDLAITEMRLGNYQIAYDYLQQAIQYHPHTVEINTYDAMSEVCYFLNDRKQQKYYGRLANQAKKDAVQHEKRLSLPQTAPPQFNPQEPSENIISYSLYGDLPRYCEGAVLNTQFAKDIFPEWTCRFYIDESVPLKIVERLKALGAQIIYVNEQQKQLSGLYWRFFVMHDPQVKRFLVRDADSFLSYKERAAVQAWIESDCYFHCMHDSYDHVELLLAGMFAGCSGIFPDIEQDIRQFLARDRHLIERVMDQHYLRYCIWPTAAQSILIHDSQEYDATALDFPLQTNEYDENFHIGRIEARWKVQVEHSFEPNTWLIWSLKDENQHTICEYDVYVESNVFNIMLPKIYTDHLNRGEWYIETQPKKINSY from the coding sequence ATGTTAAATAGTGAAATGACCTTAGCACAACTTAATCAATTTTTGGCCAGTAAAGCGCAGCAGATCCAAAAGGCATTTAAAAATCGTGATTATTTGAGTGCTAATCAACAACTTTTAGAGCTGATAGAAGTTGTTCCTTCACATCAAAATGTTTTGTGTGATTTAGCGATCACAGAAATGCGATTAGGAAATTATCAAATCGCATATGATTATTTGCAACAAGCGATACAATACCATCCTCATACTGTAGAAATTAATACTTACGATGCAATGAGTGAAGTATGTTATTTTTTAAATGACAGAAAGCAACAAAAATATTATGGACGTTTAGCAAATCAAGCAAAAAAAGATGCAGTGCAGCATGAAAAAAGATTAAGCCTTCCTCAGACTGCACCACCACAATTCAACCCACAAGAACCATCTGAAAATATTATTAGTTACTCTCTATATGGTGATTTACCACGTTATTGTGAAGGGGCAGTATTAAATACTCAATTTGCGAAGGACATTTTTCCTGAATGGACATGTCGTTTTTATATTGATGAAAGTGTACCGCTCAAAATTGTAGAACGATTAAAAGCATTAGGTGCACAAATTATTTATGTGAATGAACAGCAAAAACAGCTTTCAGGTTTATATTGGCGCTTTTTTGTCATGCATGATCCACAAGTAAAACGTTTTTTAGTCCGTGATGCTGACTCATTTTTATCTTATAAAGAGCGTGCGGCGGTTCAAGCATGGATTGAGTCAGATTGTTATTTTCATTGTATGCATGATTCTTATGATCATGTAGAGTTATTATTAGCAGGAATGTTTGCCGGTTGTTCAGGTATTTTCCCTGATATTGAGCAAGATATACGCCAATTTTTAGCTCGGGATCGACATCTGATTGAACGGGTAATGGATCAGCACTATCTACGATATTGTATTTGGCCTACAGCCGCACAAAGTATTTTGATCCATGATAGTCAAGAGTATGATGCTACAGCGTTAGATTTTCCATTACAAACAAATGAATATGATGAAAATTTTCATATTGGTCGTATTGAAGCGAGATGGAAGGTACAAGTAGAACATTCATTTGAGCCAAATACATGGTTAATTTGGTCTTTAAAAGATGAAAATCAACACACAATTTGTGAATATGATGTTTATGTTGAAAGTAACGTATTTAATATTATGCTTCCTAAAATTTATACCGATCATTTGAATCGTGGTGAATGGTATATTGAAACTCAACCTAAGAAAATAAATAGTTACTGA
- a CDS encoding SDR family NAD(P)-dependent oxidoreductase, translating to MEGKVVWITGASSGLGKALAKECALQGAQVVLSARRLDELENVRVSLLNPDRHISVAMDITNESQVRHAYEQVLKETGRIDWLINNAGLSQRALIADTTMQTERAIMEIDYFSQVFLTKTVLPTFLKQKSGRIAYVSSIAGLLGTQYRASYSAAKAAIHMWANSLRAEVAKDGVNVSVIFPGFVKTNVSFNALNGEGKPQGHQDEAIENGLDADEFAQQTVEALQKGEEFIVVGGRKEKLGVLVSRISPKILYKMIRKMKVK from the coding sequence ATGGAAGGAAAAGTAGTTTGGATTACGGGTGCTTCATCAGGTTTAGGTAAAGCATTAGCTAAAGAATGTGCTTTACAAGGGGCACAAGTTGTGCTGAGCGCACGCCGTTTAGACGAGTTGGAAAATGTTCGTGTGAGTTTGCTCAATCCAGATCGTCATATTTCAGTTGCCATGGACATCACCAATGAATCACAAGTTCGACATGCTTATGAGCAAGTGCTCAAAGAAACGGGTCGAATTGATTGGTTGATTAATAATGCGGGTCTCAGTCAACGGGCATTGATTGCAGATACGACTATGCAAACTGAACGTGCTATTATGGAAATTGATTATTTTTCACAAGTCTTTTTAACGAAAACGGTATTACCGACCTTTTTAAAACAGAAATCAGGTCGAATTGCATATGTGTCGAGTATTGCGGGTTTACTTGGTACGCAATATCGTGCGTCATATTCGGCAGCAAAAGCCGCGATTCATATGTGGGCAAATAGTTTGCGTGCCGAAGTTGCCAAAGACGGTGTGAATGTTTCGGTGATTTTTCCAGGTTTTGTCAAAACCAATGTATCTTTTAATGCATTGAATGGTGAAGGTAAGCCGCAAGGTCATCAGGATGAAGCCATTGAAAATGGTTTAGATGCAGATGAGTTTGCACAACAAACAGTAGAGGCTTTACAAAAAGGTGAGGAGTTTATTGTGGTTGGGGGACGCAAAGAAAAACTGGGTGTATTGGTATCGCGCATTTCACCGAAAATTTTATATAAAATGATTCGGAAAATGAAAGTGAAATAA